In Papaver somniferum cultivar HN1 unplaced genomic scaffold, ASM357369v1 unplaced-scaffold_135, whole genome shotgun sequence, one DNA window encodes the following:
- the LOC113333960 gene encoding ATPase 4, plasma membrane-type-like — protein MARLSPDKAKVLRDRIWNEIDATLLIPGDIIKIKLGDIIRADVRLLKGGPVKIYKGPLTGVSFSRDTYKEDFFASGSICTQGEIDAVVIATGSRTKFGEHTHPVDTTNQDDQYQKDFTAILQFCMCVAVVAMLIETVVMYPHSTTCLSYGN, from the exons ATGGCTAGACTTTCTCCTGATAAAGCTAAG GTCCTTCGTGATAGAATCTGGAACGAAATAGATGCGACTTTGCTCATTCCTGGAGATATAATCAAGATTAAGCTTGGTGATATAATCCGTGCTGATGTCCGTCTCCTCAAAGGAGGTCCTGTAAAGATTTATAAG GGCCCTCTTACTGGCGTATCCTTTTCAAGAGATACCTACAAAGAGGATTTTTTCGCCTCTGGGTCGATTTGTACACAGGGTGAAATAGATGCTGTGGTGATTGCTACCGGAAGTCGTACGAAGTTTGGAGAACATACACATCCAGTAGATACTACAAACCAAGATGATCAATATCAAAAG GATTTCACTGCAATCCTTCAATTCTGCATGTGTGTAGCAGTTGTTGCGATGCTGATAGAGACCGTTGTGATGTACCCCCATTCAACAACGTGCTTATCGTACGGTAATTAA